The region CGGTATACCAAACGTTGATGAAGGCATCCTTGCGACATGTCAATGACTGGACGACGTGATAGCCCAAAGCTTGTAACATGACATCTGTGGACTAATTACACGGTTGTCTGGCGATGAGACCCTCCCAGGGCCTCAGATGCACCAGATCGGTGCCACCACTCTGCACCTTGTCCAAACCATCGGCATAATTTCCCGCCACCCATTGGAGTCCCCATTTGGGATTTTCCCAGGTAGCCGAGTGCCCAGTGAAGTTGAGAACAACCACCCATTTCTCCCCAGAGTCAGCCACCCTAACGTACGAAAAGACGTCTGGATTTGTCTCGTCGATAAGTTCAAATCCGCCATGGACCAGAGCACCAGCATTCTCTTTCCGAAGCGTCACCAACCTCTGCCAGAAGTGGTACACGGACGAGGTAGCTTCCGGTTTTGTTTGTGCTGCTGCATTGACAACTGGATAATCGTCATTCACCCGCATCCAAGGGGTAACCTCTTCTGGACAAAAGCCACCGTTTGGACTGCTGTCCCATTGCATGGGGGTGCGACCGTTGTCCCGGGCTTTGGCTCGAAGAGCTCTCCGGGCTTTTTGAAGCTTTTCTTGGTCATTAGGATACATCTCATTTACCCTGAAGGAAGGTTAACGTTAGCAAGGCTTCTGACAAAATTTGAGGGGCTTGGATGAGAAACTTTTTCCAATAATTGACCGACTCAATATCCTTGTACTCCTCTGGTTCCCACTCAAGCGGGACATTTCTCATGCCCAGCTCCTCTCCCTGATAGACAAAAAGAGTTCCGCTTAGGGTGGTCTCCATCATTGCAAGCAACTTCGACCCGTACTCTCTGTACTCATCGCTATCATCACAATAGTGCGATACAGACCGAGACTGATCGTGATTCTCGCAGTAAAGCGAGTTCCAGCCACCGCCATCGATCATGATTCTTTGCCAGCGAGAGATAATCCGGCGCAAGTCGGAAACATCCCAATTGCCCACGGACATTCGAGCATCACCAGGGACATCTCCTCGCTCCGAATCGATATCGACCAGCTCAAAGTGGAAGACCATGTTCAGAAACCCGTCTTTCTGATGCACGATCTTGAGGAATTCTTTGTCATCATAGATGAAGGGCATTTCGCCCACTGTCATCTGATCGTACTTGTCAAGAGCCTCGCGCCGCATTTCCCCAAGAAACTCGTGTAACCTTGGCCCATTGGCGAAGTGTTGGGTAGCCGGCTGGTACGGCTGACCAGGTATGACAACCTCGGCATCAGGAAAGCTTTGGTCCTTGGAGATGAGGTTGATCACGTCCATCCGAAAGCCGGCGACGCCCCGGTCTAGCCAGAAGCGCAAAATATCGTACACTGAAGCCCGGACGTCTGGGTTCTCCCAGTTGAGATCGGGTTGCTGGGGCGTGAATGCGGCGAAGTAATACTCCTGGGTCGTCTCATCGAAAATCCATGCCGAATGCGCCTCTCCCAGAATTTGATTCCTTCAACACTGTGTCAACTAAAATACAGCGAATCAAAGAGAAGGGGAGCACATACCAGTTGTTGGGCGGCCCTGGCTTTCCTTCAACGTCATACTTGGGCTTCCTCCAGATATACCAGTCACGCTTTGGATTTGACTTGGACGAGCGAGATTCCAAAAAACACGGATGCTGATCAGAGGTGTGATTAACAACCAAATCCATCACCAATTTCATCCCACGACGGCCCAACTCCTGAATCAGTCGGTCAACATCTTCCAATGTGCCATACGGGGGATAAATTTTCTTGTAATCGGCGATATCATATCCATTGTCCACTTGAGGACTGTCATAGACTGCAATTATTTCCCAAATTAGCATTGTGATTTGTTGGGCCGAAATAGACGGTGCTCACTTGGAGAAAGCCAGACAACGTCGACTGTGCCACATGTCAGCAAAATATGGTGAGAGAGAGCGGCAAAGGTGCAGAGTGCTCCATGCCTCCAAGATCTTTCAAGTAATCAAGCTTTTCGGTAACACCATTGACATCACCCCTGCCATCGTTGTTGGTGTCATTGAAAGAAGCTGGATAGATCTGAAGGATGATGGTGTCAGTTCATTTTGTCAGTCACATTCAGCTAGAAGGCCGTACTTGGTACACCACGGCCTCTTTCCACCACTGACGGTCAGTGTGGGATTTGCCGACGGACATCTTTGAGGCGCCCAAAAGACCGATTCCGACCCGAGAGTGTTTCACCATCAAGAATCGATCAACTCTGCAAAGACAGCAGGAACCCCTCGTTTCTGCCCAGCGTGACCGGCCCCACATTCAGACATTTTCTCGCCGCTGACACTCAAAGGACCCACGGAATATGCGGCCGGCGCCGGACGCTAGATCGATTTCGCCATTACCATCCGTGCCTCTAGATTTTGATCGAAAGAATTAGGCTGGATTTCCAAGGCGCAGGGATCGATAACATTGAACATGCTAACGACAAAACGTGGGCGCGTGGGTGGGCAGCGCCTCTCCGAAAATACATGCAACAGGCCCAGGAACTCAGGGGCCTGCCAAGACCATCTCCAGATGGCACAGATATACGGCACAAATTCCCTTCAGCCAATCACCAACATTCCCGAAGCACAATGTTGGTGGCGTCCCTGCATTCAATCCGCGCTCCATGAATCCAACTGCAAGACCTGCAACAACAATTATCAGTGCAGCTTACAAGCCACATAGGTAGCCACATAGGTTTGGACTGGCTGAAGAGTTCCGGAAATAGGAAGATGGTCGATTCACCGCTGACTTGGAGCTCCAGCATCCAACATGCTACGGATGGCACAGCGATGTGTGCTCTCACGTCCCAAGACATGGCCCAAGGCCACGGACCTTAAGACGACCACTTGGTCCTCCGCAAAGCAGCCGAACTTCGTCCATCTGAAGTGAACTCCAGAACATCAGTGTCGCTCTAAGTCGGCTTAGTACAACACCATTGGACCCCACACCCATCCGCTGAGACAGCACCATCTACCTCGCCAGTGACACTGATCATGGGTGTACAGGAGCAGGCAAAGGGGGTGGTAAAGCCAGGAGGTTGCCTTCCGGTTCCACATGACGACCTGTTACACTTCAGTCGCTGTCTCAAGTACgatgagagagagaaataCGTCCAAAATGCCCCCGAACACCTCCGCAGCCAGGTGGGGCATTTGCTGTCCCGGGTTGAGCATGTCAGGTCCGAGATCGACGCCCGGCCCGATGGAGAGTTCTGGACTTCCAGGTTAGCCGACCACATATCCGACTTCAGATCAAAGCCCCAGCCAAAGAAGACGGAGCGGTCGCCGCTAGCCGCTACTCTTTCCCGACTACACATCGCTAGCCGGACCAACCTCAGCCGAACAAGTCGTCTTGACGTTCCAGAAATCCGCCTTGGTGGCAAGACTTTATCGACACCCAATATCGCCGAGGTCCTTTCAGccaacccatccccaacaTTTCAGGACATCAAGGACCACCCATACAAAGGCCTCCAGGCCGGTGCTGTCTACTACAAAGATGGTATTCCCTACACTCATCCCAAGCTGGAAGGCAGTTTCCCAAACCAAACAACCCCGTTGGACGATTTACTCTCAAACAAGGGTGATAAGAGCTTGTTCAAAGAATCTTGTGAAGAAGGCATGTTGAGATGGTTTCACATTCCGTCCAATAACATGGCCTGGGTAGAAGTAAGTTACCTTGCATAGA is a window of Podospora pseudopauciseta strain CBS 411.78 chromosome 1, whole genome shotgun sequence DNA encoding:
- a CDS encoding hypothetical protein (CAZy:GH13; EggNog:ENOG503NU69; COG:G), coding for MWGRSRWAETRGSCCLCRVDRFLMVKHSRVGIGLLGASKMSVGKSHTDRQWWKEAVVYQIYPASFNDTNNDGRGDVNGVTEKLDYLKDLGVDVVWLSPIYDSPQVDNGYDIADYKKIYPPYGTLEDVDRLIQELGRRGMKLVMDLVVNHTSDQHPCFLESRSSKSNPKRDWYIWRKPKYDVEGKPGPPNNWNQILGEAHSAWIFDETTQEYYFAAFTPQQPDLNWENPDVRASVYDILRFWLDRGVAGFRMDVINLISKDQSFPDAEVVIPGQPYQPATQHFANGPRLHEFLGEMRREALDKYDQMTVGEMPFIYDDKEFLKIVHQKDGFLNMVFHFELVDIDSERGDVPGDARMSVGNWDVSDLRRIISRWQRIMIDGGGWNSLYCENHDQSRSVSHYCDDSDEYREYGSKLLAMMETTLSGTLFVYQGEELGMRNVPLEWEPEEYKDIEVNEMYPNDQEKLQKARRALRAKARDNGRTPMQWDSSPNGGFCPEEVTPWMRVNDDYPVVNAAAQTKPEATSSVYHFWQRLVTLRKENAGALVHGGFELIDETNPDVFSYVRVADSGEKWVVVLNFTGHSATWENPKWGLQWVAGNYADGLDKVQSGGTDLVHLRPWEGLIARQPCN